In one window of Desulfuromonas sp. DNA:
- a CDS encoding universal stress protein has protein sequence MAHKILVAVDGTDESERALEYAAKMAREMEDAHLTIFSVGEPVPNDFIEHDKLPEGETEREQLEKLWEGSDRFHAEHEQVRDKMFKRMVRRAEKLGMEPDHIDTKYASREVSIPAEIVNEAEEGAYEAICLGKHAHTGLKELFHGSITDRVKRQAKDCAVWVVE, from the coding sequence ATGGCACACAAGATCCTGGTGGCGGTAGATGGTACGGACGAGTCCGAACGGGCCCTCGAATATGCAGCCAAAATGGCGCGCGAAATGGAGGACGCTCACCTGACCATCTTTTCCGTGGGAGAACCCGTCCCGAACGACTTCATCGAGCACGACAAGCTTCCCGAGGGTGAAACCGAGCGGGAACAATTGGAGAAATTGTGGGAGGGCTCGGACCGTTTCCATGCCGAGCATGAACAGGTCCGGGACAAGATGTTCAAGCGGATGGTCCGGCGGGCCGAAAAACTCGGAATGGAGCCCGACCACATCGATACAAAGTATGCGTCACGGGAAGTGAGCATTCCGGCGGAGATCGTCAACGAGGCGGAAGAGGGCGCCTACGAGGCCATCTGCCTCGGCAAGCACGCGCACACCGGCCTGAAGGAGCTCTTCCACGGCAGCATCACCGACCGGGTCAAGCGGCAGGCCAAGGACTGCGCCGTATGGGTCGTCGAGTAG
- a CDS encoding DUF362 domain-containing protein — MASTVYFADMRAGHRENLFDKLERLLEEAGIDGIVDRGDLAALKVHFGEKGGHAFVRPPFLRRIVEAVKALGGRPFLTDSCTLYPGERKEAVSALSCGIENGFAYAVVGAPLVMADGLRGQSARRVEIGGEFFQDVSIGLEILEADALIAVSHFKCHELTGFGGALKNLGMGCSSREGKLDMHSNVAPVVAEKFCTACAACLKACVHDAIAMVEGIAKIDPDKCAGCGRCITVCEEKAIQIQWNAEAPLVMKKMAEYAKGAVHGKQGKTLYVNFVTQISPACDCYGHSDAPIVADQGIAVSTDPVALDQACADLVNAAPGLPGTVLGDPAAAGADKFRAVYPHIDWEATLEQAEKIGLGSRRYELVKLEPKSPKGW, encoded by the coding sequence ATGGCCAGCACCGTCTATTTCGCCGACATGCGCGCGGGACACCGCGAGAACCTTTTCGACAAACTGGAACGCCTCCTCGAAGAGGCGGGCATCGACGGCATCGTCGACCGCGGCGACCTCGCCGCCCTCAAGGTCCACTTCGGCGAGAAGGGAGGACACGCCTTTGTGCGCCCCCCCTTCCTGCGCCGGATCGTCGAGGCGGTCAAAGCCCTCGGAGGCCGCCCCTTCCTCACCGACAGCTGCACCCTCTACCCCGGCGAGCGCAAGGAAGCGGTCTCGGCCCTTTCCTGCGGCATCGAGAACGGCTTCGCCTACGCCGTCGTCGGCGCCCCCCTGGTCATGGCCGACGGCCTGCGCGGCCAGTCGGCCCGCCGGGTGGAGATCGGCGGCGAATTCTTCCAGGACGTGAGCATCGGCCTGGAGATCCTCGAAGCCGATGCCCTGATCGCCGTCTCTCACTTCAAATGCCACGAGCTGACCGGCTTCGGCGGCGCTCTCAAGAACCTCGGCATGGGCTGTTCCAGCCGCGAGGGAAAGCTGGATATGCACTCCAACGTCGCCCCGGTCGTCGCGGAGAAGTTCTGCACCGCCTGCGCCGCCTGCCTCAAGGCCTGCGTCCACGACGCCATCGCCATGGTGGAGGGAATCGCAAAAATCGACCCCGACAAGTGCGCCGGCTGCGGCCGCTGCATCACCGTCTGCGAGGAGAAGGCGATCCAGATCCAGTGGAACGCCGAGGCGCCCCTGGTCATGAAGAAGATGGCCGAGTACGCCAAGGGGGCGGTGCACGGCAAGCAGGGCAAGACCCTCTACGTCAACTTCGTCACCCAGATCTCGCCGGCATGCGACTGCTACGGCCACTCGGACGCCCCGATCGTCGCCGACCAGGGGATCGCCGTCTCCACCGACCCGGTCGCCCTCGACCAGGCCTGCGCCGACCTCGTCAACGCCGCCCCGGGCCTGCCCGGCACCGTCCTCGGCGACCCGGCCGCCGCCGGGGCCGACAAGTTCCGCGCCGTCTACCCCCACATCGACTGGGAGGCCACCCTCGAGCAGGCCGAGAAGATCGGCCTCGGCAGCCGCCGGTACGAGCTGGTGAAACTGGAGCCGAAAAGCCCGAAGGGGTGGTAG
- a CDS encoding AAA family ATPase, translated as MARPRKTRRPVYIRLSEKRIRQIEALAESWSFETKLFVLRRLRQYDPTRTPLSFLRGWVKRLFKPGERSFTILRDPELLSDWRRRFEISGSHNARAAWDKILSRELDWHDYQYLLYLLVEQTSDIFVPESFLEIFRKLYHAHILKGYTEDPTVPRAPLVLVVGPTGGGKSSTVKEAVERAIFAAEVRPLIDLQAKKDDVMAGLPFWYKLEDVDPELAVRLERRRKIERLRLISRLPGVKYLFRERIGQALSSLEEEGVWVDHAMITPNDYQTAWAGEPGNYLRKAMGDPRNTCIRHLEEAHSAFGRPDQMSSVKAQQSTLVDAANILIDEITQGKRDCLLIATTDQPEQFDPAIYQRFVERGLVIDIGDLWKDPANLREVVRMELKRNNCTFGEGTGPLVVSETALEAAVERLYPIFRELSLRILPAYVRRLIDSLLAIKGDFRPGYLDDQLLVRDALKEVARNVYGSLFKDVVGHMDRGVRWEDYIGGIKNEFSEMVNNSLYYHVSEEKGVVLTGPPGSGKTYMVRSWLGDNTDVQDLAVHLGHLSDPVRPVEGMVENLEKVYDIAKMLSPAMVFFDEGDAVAPRRSQQGGSPYDKVTNKFLSIIDGESTLNRVFTVLTTNRLDILDPALIRSKRLKVLNVIGHMRDEDALSIMRKELVGIPLDEGLTFEEMLRQARGICETPADFTAFAEKLRSQRSTEIEVLDKLMHDVDKPEEDRARFVRFNYKILQGLLEGTAGEGELAARARQGEEALLACLDTVAERLGRARAKGEHPITAWHLHSARQQIASSPTRKGKQQLDEFLETELSREPQVGFVVGVGANDTSGVLLPIASSLVYRVHPEKIVVTGAVSTSAPGAAELDLAVQMTQQSAQEALTLVENYLQSLQPDINVFRLVGRYLEGYTLHHQLLSASYNVGGPSAGFALAINTLSVLLCLPVLNDFGITGAPWTKGAQKGEVGASVIIGGHRKKTEKVLQYLSRMFMPLQNYQDLEPELLEAYRIEGRDIRGVQSFSSLVPEIMFFGPSHFQQFGEYQDLRRKSDLQGRGEDEKADERGDLEAAAAALRKQAEEEIRRRLEAMRQYVEQGGDSLASLERILRQPQPATTEEEKAKGPFN; from the coding sequence ATGGCCCGACCACGAAAGACTAGACGGCCGGTCTATATCCGCCTTTCGGAAAAGCGGATCAGGCAGATCGAGGCCCTGGCCGAGAGCTGGAGCTTCGAGACCAAGCTCTTCGTTTTGCGCCGGCTGCGCCAGTACGACCCGACCCGCACCCCCCTTTCCTTTTTGCGCGGCTGGGTGAAGCGCCTGTTCAAGCCGGGCGAGCGCAGCTTCACGATCCTGCGCGACCCCGAGCTGCTCAGCGACTGGCGGCGCCGCTTCGAGATCTCGGGCTCGCACAACGCCCGGGCGGCCTGGGACAAGATCCTCTCCCGCGAACTCGACTGGCACGACTACCAGTACCTGCTCTACCTGCTGGTCGAGCAGACTTCGGACATCTTCGTCCCCGAATCCTTTCTCGAGATCTTCCGCAAGCTCTACCACGCCCACATTCTCAAAGGCTACACAGAGGACCCGACCGTCCCCCGGGCTCCCCTGGTCCTGGTGGTCGGCCCGACCGGCGGGGGCAAGAGCTCCACCGTAAAGGAGGCGGTGGAGCGGGCGATCTTCGCCGCCGAGGTGCGCCCCCTCATCGACCTGCAGGCCAAGAAGGACGACGTCATGGCCGGGCTGCCCTTCTGGTACAAGCTCGAGGACGTCGACCCGGAGCTGGCGGTGCGCCTGGAGCGCCGCCGCAAGATCGAACGGCTGAGGCTTATTTCCAGGCTTCCCGGGGTCAAGTACCTGTTTCGGGAACGGATCGGCCAGGCCCTCTCCTCCCTGGAGGAGGAAGGTGTTTGGGTCGATCACGCCATGATCACTCCCAACGACTACCAGACCGCCTGGGCCGGCGAGCCGGGCAACTACCTGCGCAAGGCGATGGGCGACCCGCGCAACACCTGCATCCGCCACCTGGAGGAGGCCCATTCCGCCTTCGGCCGCCCCGACCAGATGAGCAGCGTCAAGGCGCAGCAGAGCACCCTCGTCGACGCCGCCAACATCCTCATCGACGAGATCACCCAGGGCAAGCGTGATTGCCTGCTGATCGCCACCACCGATCAGCCGGAGCAGTTCGACCCGGCCATTTACCAGCGCTTCGTGGAGCGGGGCCTGGTCATCGACATCGGCGACCTGTGGAAGGACCCGGCCAACCTGCGTGAGGTGGTGCGCATGGAGCTCAAGCGCAACAACTGCACCTTCGGCGAGGGGACCGGGCCGCTGGTCGTCTCCGAGACCGCCCTCGAGGCTGCTGTGGAGCGACTCTATCCCATCTTCCGGGAGCTCAGCCTGCGCATTCTCCCCGCCTACGTTCGCCGTCTCATCGACTCTCTGCTTGCCATCAAGGGCGATTTCCGCCCCGGGTATCTGGATGACCAGCTCCTGGTTCGCGACGCCCTCAAGGAGGTGGCGCGCAACGTCTACGGCTCTCTCTTCAAGGACGTGGTCGGGCACATGGACCGCGGCGTCCGCTGGGAGGACTACATCGGCGGGATAAAGAACGAGTTCTCCGAGATGGTCAACAACTCCCTTTACTATCACGTCAGCGAGGAGAAGGGGGTCGTCCTCACCGGCCCGCCGGGCTCGGGCAAGACCTACATGGTGCGCTCCTGGCTCGGGGACAACACGGACGTGCAGGACCTGGCGGTCCACCTCGGCCACCTCTCCGACCCGGTACGGCCGGTCGAGGGGATGGTGGAGAACCTGGAGAAGGTCTACGACATCGCCAAGATGCTCTCGCCCGCCATGGTCTTCTTCGACGAGGGGGACGCGGTGGCGCCGCGCCGCTCTCAGCAGGGCGGCAGCCCCTACGACAAGGTCACCAACAAGTTCCTCTCCATTATCGACGGCGAGTCCACCCTGAACCGGGTCTTCACCGTTCTGACGACCAACCGTCTCGATATTCTCGACCCGGCCCTGATCCGCTCCAAGCGCCTGAAAGTGCTCAACGTCATCGGTCACATGCGCGACGAGGACGCCTTGAGCATCATGCGCAAGGAACTGGTCGGGATCCCTCTGGACGAGGGGCTTACCTTCGAAGAGATGCTGCGCCAGGCGCGGGGGATCTGCGAGACCCCGGCGGACTTCACCGCCTTCGCCGAGAAACTGCGCTCTCAGCGCTCCACCGAGATCGAGGTCCTCGACAAGCTGATGCACGATGTGGACAAGCCGGAGGAGGATCGGGCCCGTTTCGTGCGCTTTAACTACAAGATCCTGCAGGGGCTCCTGGAGGGGACCGCCGGAGAGGGAGAGCTGGCCGCCCGGGCCCGCCAGGGCGAGGAGGCCCTGCTGGCCTGCCTCGACACGGTCGCCGAGAGGCTCGGCAGGGCGCGGGCCAAGGGCGAGCACCCCATCACGGCCTGGCACCTCCATAGCGCCCGCCAGCAAATCGCCAGCAGCCCCACCCGCAAGGGGAAGCAGCAGCTTGACGAGTTCCTTGAGACCGAGCTGTCCCGCGAGCCCCAGGTGGGGTTCGTGGTCGGAGTCGGAGCCAACGACACCAGCGGGGTGCTGCTGCCCATCGCTTCTTCCCTCGTCTACCGGGTCCACCCGGAGAAGATCGTTGTCACCGGGGCGGTCTCCACCTCAGCCCCCGGGGCGGCGGAACTCGACCTGGCGGTGCAGATGACTCAGCAGAGCGCCCAGGAGGCTCTGACCCTGGTGGAGAACTATCTGCAGTCGCTGCAGCCCGATATCAACGTCTTCCGCCTGGTCGGCCGCTACCTGGAGGGGTATACCCTGCACCACCAGCTGCTCTCGGCCTCCTACAACGTGGGGGGGCCGTCTGCCGGCTTCGCCCTGGCTATCAATACCCTCTCGGTGCTGCTCTGCCTTCCGGTGCTCAACGACTTCGGCATCACCGGGGCCCCCTGGACCAAGGGCGCGCAGAAGGGGGAGGTGGGGGCTTCGGTCATTATCGGCGGGCATCGGAAGAAGACCGAAAAGGTCCTTCAGTACCTGTCGCGCATGTTCATGCCCCTGCAGAACTACCAGGACCTGGAGCCGGAACTGCTCGAGGCTTACCGTATCGAGGGGCGCGACATCCGCGGGGTGCAGAGCTTCTCCAGCCTTGTCCCGGAGATCATGTTCTTCGGTCCCTCCCACTTCCAGCAGTTCGGAGAGTATCAGGACCTGCGCCGCAAGTCGGACCTTCAGGGCCGGGGAGAGGACGAGAAGGCCGACGAGAGGGGCGATTTGGAGGCCGCCGCCGCCGCCTTGCGCAAGCAGGCCGAGGAGGAGATCCGCCGCCGCCTCGAGGCGATGCGCCAGTACGTGGAGCAGGGAGGGGACTCCCTCGCCAGCCTCGAGCGCATCCTTCGCCAGCCACAGCCTGCGACCACGGAAGAGGAGAAGGCCAAGGGACCCTTTAACTAA
- a CDS encoding SPFH domain-containing protein, producing the protein MEPEQRFRLLQRARIKTFLRRVFSTLLVGGAIYYGVVLVYATKTIYKVRRNYAVIVETLSGERRVVEDVGWHGRLPFFTRLELEVPLMNQELYLGGQPETQRIISKGNVALWTSAMLTYRIRDLERWGIENKLPQSLLQNDFDGIVNDVMQSRTIDELISGRETIKEEIFSDLKDRPINAGGPTLEEKYGIEVVSFVLRDTRFGDTLAAASEEKKRRELIAEAENYAADLEASRTRKLYAAYSESISDFRRSLGLSADSDRYLFDFLNQQKWATAYEKNQQGQNTFVLNTTGSAPPVTLPAPTAGARKDRKPPYGPTTKD; encoded by the coding sequence GTGGAACCGGAACAACGATTTCGACTGCTGCAGCGGGCCAGAATCAAGACTTTCCTGCGCCGGGTCTTTTCCACTCTCCTGGTGGGGGGGGCGATTTATTACGGGGTGGTTCTGGTCTATGCCACCAAGACGATCTACAAGGTCCGCCGCAACTACGCGGTGATCGTCGAGACCCTCTCCGGCGAGAGGCGGGTGGTGGAGGACGTCGGCTGGCACGGGCGGCTACCCTTCTTCACCCGGCTGGAGTTGGAGGTGCCGCTGATGAACCAGGAGCTTTATCTGGGGGGCCAGCCGGAGACCCAGCGCATCATCTCCAAGGGGAACGTCGCCCTCTGGACGAGCGCCATGCTCACCTACCGCATCAGGGACCTGGAGCGCTGGGGGATCGAGAACAAACTCCCCCAGAGCCTTCTGCAGAACGACTTTGACGGCATCGTCAATGACGTCATGCAGAGCCGCACCATCGACGAGCTGATCTCCGGGCGCGAGACGATTAAGGAGGAGATTTTCTCGGATCTCAAGGATCGCCCGATCAACGCGGGGGGCCCGACCCTGGAGGAGAAGTACGGCATCGAGGTCGTCTCATTCGTGTTGCGCGACACCCGCTTCGGCGACACCCTGGCCGCGGCCAGCGAGGAGAAGAAGCGCCGCGAACTCATCGCCGAGGCGGAGAACTACGCCGCCGACCTCGAGGCGAGCCGGACCCGCAAGCTCTACGCGGCCTACAGCGAGTCGATCAGCGATTTCCGCCGCTCCCTCGGCCTCAGCGCCGACAGCGACCGCTACCTCTTCGATTTCCTCAACCAGCAGAAGTGGGCCACCGCCTACGAGAAGAACCAGCAGGGGCAGAACACCTTCGTGCTCAACACCACGGGATCGGCGCCCCCCGTGACGCTGCCGGCTCCGACCGCGGGTGCCCGCAAAGACCGGAAGCCGCCCTATGGCCCGACCACGAAAGACTAG